The Infirmifilum lucidum DNA segment TGCAAACTCAACGTTATACTTCTCCCAGTTAAACTCCTTCAATGCATCTATGAGATCCATACTCGGACACTTATTCTGCTACCCGGAGTATACTTTGAAAAATTACGCGTCCAGGCCTCACCTTAGAAATTAGCCCTGTCCGGCTAAAGCCCCAGCTTTAGCCGCTATGAGTCGAAGTTTCTCTGGGGCGTCAGTTATCAAGTAGTCTACGCCTAGCTCAACGAGCTCAGAAGCCTTTGCTGGGTTATTGACTGTCCAGACTGCAACCTTGAACCCCACCGAGTGTAGCTCTTCTACGAGCTCTCTGTCCACGAAGTAGTAGTGTACAGAAATTCCGTCGGCAGATGCGAGCTCGACCTCCTTGACAGGGTTTGCCGGCCGGTACTGGACATTGCCGAGAATAGCGGTGACACTCCCGTCTACCTCCTTGGCACGGCGTATAGTGTTATGGAAACCGCTGCTGACGATAACATCTCTCACACCGAACTTCCTGGCGAGGGCAACGCTCTCCACCTCTATCCCCCTGGTCTTTAAGTCCAGCCACACGCCGCACTTACTGCCTACGAGGGACAGGTGCTCCTCGAGGGTGCTCGGCCTGAAAAGCGGGTCACGCCCCTCTATGAGCAAATAGCCATAGTCCATCACAAGCCCCCGCAACCCCCTGACCCCCGTCTCCATCCCGTGCTTGACCACGAGTTCCCCGTTCCCGTCCCGTGTCACGTCGAACTCGACCACCTCGACGCCTACGCGCAAGTACTTCAGCAGTAAGCTCTTCCTGTTAGCCTTGTGGGCCACTATGATGGGCCTGTGGTGCATACGGGTGGAGTGCTTGCTCAGGAAAATAAATGTTGTGTTATGTGAGGTCTAGTATGTCCCGGAGTAGAGTAGCGACACCCTCAAAGACTTCTACAAGTCTGGGCGATAGGTTGGGCCTCTCCTTCTCCATCACCTCCTCTAGCCTGTTGTAGAGCTCTAACGCCTCCTTGCGCCTGGCATCCTCGCCTAGAACTACTTCCACGACAGTCCTCTGGAAGCTCTCGAGGAGCCAGTAGATCTCGTGGGGGACTTTCTCCGCTCTAAACTCGCCGCGGAAAAGCCTCTCGTATAGGTCGCCTATATTCTCGAGGTTGCGCACCACGAGCCTGATGTCGACGAGCCGGGACTTCTCGGAGCTGGGGTAGAGGGGATCCGAAACCCTGCTCCTGATCACCCTCACGGCGAGGAAGTACAGCCTGTCGACTATGTCGTCCATAGCCAGGACTTTTTCAGCGAGAGCACGGTCTCCAGTCTCCACAGCCTGGAACACCACCCTAAGCATGGCCAGCGTGATTGTATTTATCCTCTGGACAATGGAGTAGAGGTCGTAGTCCGGCCTCGTGAAGCACTGGAGAACCATGGAATCTTGCTCCTCGCCCACGATCTCGAGCCCCAGGAGTATCTGCCTGGCCCTCTCGATAACCCTCAGAACCTCCTCCCTGCAGTCGCCGCTAAAAGACACCTCGATTACCTCAAACCCCCTTAAGTAGGCAGAAACAATGTTCCTGTAGAGGTTCTCGTCACACGCTATCCTTATACTCTTAACTCCTCCCCCCTTCCCGCTGAGCCTTAAGGGGCTTAGCTTCAGCGACCCGTCTTCCTCGGCCTCGAGGATAACTACGCCTCTCTCCCCTACACTCTCGAGAACCCAGTCTTTCGGCAGAGCAACATAGTAACTACCCCCGATCTTCACTACCCTGCGGGTCTCCACGACATAGTTAACATGTTTAGCTTATTAAACATTCACCTAGCCCGAAAGGAATATTATCGGATAGCGGCGATATGCAACTGAGGAGCCTTGCCGAACACGCTCAGAATGGTACTTCTCATTGCTGGCTATGCACTCTACGTAGTTTTCGTAATGCCGCTGAGACTCCTAGCAAGCCTCCTCAAACGTAGTCCTGAAGCCGTACTCCTATTCAAGCCCAGCATGCATGGTATAGCTGTCGAGCATAGAGCGAGGGGCGAAGCCCTAAGGCTCGTGTACGACTGGGCCTCGGGCATGGGCCTCCTGTTAACCCTTCAAGGCCAGCTAGTGAAGAAGTCGCGGCCTGGCACGCTTAGAGGCTATGTGCTGAGCATGGCGGCTTCTCTGAAGACCTACATGGAGTCAAGGGGTTACGCCGTAAGAGTAATGTTTAAGGAAGTATTTGGGGGAGAGCCCTTTGCAGTAGTTGAAGTTAAGAGAAAGAACCTATTACCCAGAATTTCAGAAATCATTAGTAGAGTACTCTAACAAAACTTACCCGTGTAGGCTCATGCCCTCTTAATGATGTATACTTTCGAGCCGATTAGCTGGTTGTTGGGGATTAAGACTAGAGTGCCGTCGTCTTTCTTCACGACAGTAAAGAGCGTTAAGATGTCCTCGACTACTCCCTGCTCGCCAGCCACGACTACGTAGTCGCCTATCTTTATGGGCCTGACAATGAGCACGAAGAGGCCTGCTATCGCCTGGCCCAATACCTGCTGGGTGGCGAACCCTATCACCATGCCTATAAAGCCCCCGAGTGCTACGCCGGCAGCGCCTCCAGCCGCCCCGCCCGCTATCCCGGCTGCCAGGGCTCCAATACCGAGTATGGTGAATATACTCCTCACGGCGGCTGCAGTGCTGTGGGGGTGCTTGAGCCTGAGCATCCAGTAGACTAGGTTTGAGACGCTCTTGACTATCATGTAGCCGAAGACTAGGGCGAGGCCTATAGCTATGTACAAAGAATACGGATCCAGTACGGGCTTCACCCCGGGGATTAACGTGGGTATAGTTGTGAAGACCAGGGCGCTGACGATTATATAGATGGCCACCCATGCTACCAGGTTTACTACGCTCCCCCTTATTCTCTCTGGGATGTTTTCGCCTGACACAGTTTAGAGGCGTCTTAAGCTGTCATATGAAGCTTTTAGTTCAAAGAGCTAAGGCGGATGTAAATAATATTAACCTCTCAAACGCCTGATATATACATCATGAGGGTGGTGTTGCTCGTACTCGCTGTACTCGTGCTTGTTCCATGCACTTTCCTCGCCCAGTGCCCAGAGCCTCTAGAAGCGAGAGCCTTTGAAGCCGTCATAAACACGCCTGGGGCTAGGCTAGACGCTTCCAGGCTAGCCGCTTACGCCGTGAAGGAGGTGGCCTCCGGCGTGTTCGCCTACAGGAGTGGATTCGACGAGAGGATCGCGGTCACGCTAGGCCTCGAAGCACTGCCGGCAACAGGCAGGCAGTACCCCGTGATACGCCTCCAAGTGTTGCCGGGTGCTAGTGGCGTTACGGATGCAGACTTGAGGAGGGCTCTAAAGCTAGAGCTGGACAGGCTCACAAGCGTGGGGGTTATCCAGGGCTTGAGCGAAGAACTAGAGTCTTCTCTTGTCTTATCGGCACGCCTAGGGCTAGCCGGGTGGGATAGGAGGCTAGTCTTCGACAACGGCGCCTGGAGGCCCTTCAACGAGTCCTCTATTTACGTGCCCCTGAGGGGCTGTCCGGCCCCGCTAGCCGTAGACTACTCTTCCTTGCCGGTCTGGAGGACAGGTAGCCAGGACAACTTGCCGTTGATTATTTCTGCCGGCGTGGTAGCCGTGCTGGCGCTCTTCCTCGCGTGGAGGTTTACTGCTAAGCGGAAAAGTTAATTTGCTTCTCCAACGGTTACACGGGGGAGGCCGATGTCACCCATAGGCTTCTGGGACTCCGCTATACTGGTTCTCCTCGGCGTTATTACAGCTTTCTGGGGCGTAAAGTTTGCGAGGCTGCTAGCCTCCCTCGTCTTCGGCCTCGCAATGGGCTACGTCTTCTACGCCTACTCGACGCCAGCCCTCAAAGCTACACTACTCCCGCTAGTACTGTTCCTATTAGGCTTCGTGGTCGGCGCAATGATAGGCTTCTCAGCCTTCAAGCTAGTAGTATCTCTCCTATCCGGATACGTAGTGTCGGAGATCCTCATGTCCACGGGATACGTTGTACACAATGAGACAGCTATCCTCGTCTTAACACTAGCCTTTGCAGCTATAATCTACGCGCTGATGGAGAAGATGCTGGCGTTAGGCTTCTCCCTCCTAGGGGCAGGGTTGGTCTACAGGGGCCTACTAGCCGCCGGCGTCCAGCCAGCATTCTCACTGCTCGTAGCGGTAGCCGTGTTTATCCTGGGCTTTATCGTCCAGACGAGAGGATAAGCTGTAAAACCTTGCTAGTTTTTTCCCACCTCTAACTCTGGTAGCTCTAAAATTCTTACGGAAACCCCGCAATAATATTTAAATACTAACCCCTGGAAAGTTCGGTGAAAAACATGAGGGCAACAGCCCTGCTACTAGCCCTCCTAGTGATAGTAGCCGGCTTCTCGGCGCTCGTCCAGGCTCCGCCACAGTACAAGCGCCTAGCCGTAGGATACACAGATCTTTCAACTCTCCACACTATAGCCTCGCAGCACGCCGCAGCGGTCGTGAAGACTATACCCGAGATAAAGGTGGCAGTGCTACTGGTTCCCGCAGGTGAAGACCTCCGCGGCCACGTAGGGAAGGGCTTGAGGTACGTTGAAGAGGACAAGATTGCCGTTGCGCTGGAGCTGAGCTCCTACTCTGACGTCCAGTGGAACATGAAGATGATCAACGCCACTAAAGTGTGGGACACGTACTACCCGTCGCTCAACGGCGCCGCGCTGGGCAAGGGGGTTAAAGTCGCGGTTCTCGACACGGGCGTCCTGTACACGCACCCAGACCTGAAGGGAAGGGTAGTCTGGTGCGTAAACACCGTCTTGAAGAAAACTTACAAGGGCACGGATCTCTCAAAGTGCACTGACCGGAACGGCCACGGGACGCACGTAGCGGGCATCATCGCGGCGCTGATAAACAACGCCGGAGTCACAGGCGTAGCCTCTAACGTCTCAATATACATTATTAAGGTTCTGAACGACGCAGGGTCTGGGACGTACACAGACATAGCAGAGGGGATAATTGAAGCAGTTAAAGGCCCAGACGGCGTAGTCGGCACCTCCGACGATGCAAAGGTATTGAGCATGTCCCTCGGAGGCTCGAGCGACAGTAACATCCTGTACGACGCGGTGAAGTGGGCCTACCAGAACGGCGCAGTGCTAGTGGCTGCCGCTGGGAACAGTGGCGACGGTGACCCATCAACGGACAACGTCGCGTACCCAGCCAGATACCCCGAGGTGATAGCTGTAGCAGCCGTAGACAGCTCCTACAATGTACCGACCTGGAGTAGCGATGGGCCTGAAGTAGACGTAGCCGCGCCCGGTGTGAACATCCTCTCAACGTACCTGAGGAACGGCTACGCCACTCTCAGCGGCACTTCAATGGCTACCCCACACGTGTCCGGCGTCGTCGCGCTGATACAGGCCTTAAGGCTCGCCCAGGGCAAGTCACTGCTCACCCCCAGCCAGGTGTATGACGTACTCACGAGTACAGCTGTAGACATCAACGCTAAAGGCTTCGAC contains these protein-coding regions:
- a CDS encoding PhoU domain-containing protein; the encoded protein is METRRVVKIGGSYYVALPKDWVLESVGERGVVILEAEEDGSLKLSPLRLSGKGGGVKSIRIACDENLYRNIVSAYLRGFEVIEVSFSGDCREEVLRVIERARQILLGLEIVGEEQDSMVLQCFTRPDYDLYSIVQRINTITLAMLRVVFQAVETGDRALAEKVLAMDDIVDRLYFLAVRVIRSRVSDPLYPSSEKSRLVDIRLVVRNLENIGDLYERLFRGEFRAEKVPHEIYWLLESFQRTVVEVVLGEDARRKEALELYNRLEEVMEKERPNLSPRLVEVFEGVATLLRDILDLT
- a CDS encoding glycerophosphodiester phosphodiesterase — encoded protein: MHHRPIIVAHKANRKSLLLKYLRVGVEVVEFDVTRDGNGELVVKHGMETGVRGLRGLVMDYGYLLIEGRDPLFRPSTLEEHLSLVGSKCGVWLDLKTRGIEVESVALARKFGVRDVIVSSGFHNTIRRAKEVDGSVTAILGNVQYRPANPVKEVELASADGISVHYYFVDRELVEELHSVGFKVAVWTVNNPAKASELVELGVDYLITDAPEKLRLIAAKAGALAGQG
- a CDS encoding mechanosensitive ion channel domain-containing protein; this encodes MSGENIPERIRGSVVNLVAWVAIYIIVSALVFTTIPTLIPGVKPVLDPYSLYIAIGLALVFGYMIVKSVSNLVYWMLRLKHPHSTAAAVRSIFTILGIGALAAGIAGGAAGGAAGVALGGFIGMVIGFATQQVLGQAIAGLFVLIVRPIKIGDYVVVAGEQGVVEDILTLFTVVKKDDGTLVLIPNNQLIGSKVYIIKRA
- a CDS encoding S8 family peptidase; this translates as MRATALLLALLVIVAGFSALVQAPPQYKRLAVGYTDLSTLHTIASQHAAAVVKTIPEIKVAVLLVPAGEDLRGHVGKGLRYVEEDKIAVALELSSYSDVQWNMKMINATKVWDTYYPSLNGAALGKGVKVAVLDTGVLYTHPDLKGRVVWCVNTVLKKTYKGTDLSKCTDRNGHGTHVAGIIAALINNAGVTGVASNVSIYIIKVLNDAGSGTYTDIAEGIIEAVKGPDGVVGTSDDAKVLSMSLGGSSDSNILYDAVKWAYQNGAVLVAAAGNSGDGDPSTDNVAYPARYPEVIAVAAVDSSYNVPTWSSDGPEVDVAAPGVNILSTYLRNGYATLSGTSMATPHVSGVVALIQALRLAQGKSLLTPSQVYDVLTSTAVDINAKGFDVFTGYGLVDAIAAVNKALGLP